GGGTATTCGGAGGTGGTGGGGCTGGCCATCGGCACCGGAGTGGGCGGGGGGATAATTATCGGCGGCCGGCTGGTGACCGGATCCCACGGCGGGGCGGGGGAATTGGGGCACATGACGGTCAAGATGGACGGTCCTTTATGCAAATGCGGCAATCACGGCTGCCTGGAGGCGATGATCGGCACCGATGCAATATTAGCTAGATATCATAGGATCGACAAAACCACCAAAATCAAAAGCCTCACCGTTGCCCAGATAGCCCTGATGGCTAGAAAAGACCAACCGGCCGCAGTCAGTACCTTGGCCGAAACCGGGAAGATACTGGGTGTCGCCCTGGCCAGCATTGCCAACATCTTCAATCCCCAGGTGATAGTGCTGGGCGGCGGAGTGATCCAGGCCGGAAGGCTTTTGATAGACCCGGCCAGGCAGGAGATGATCAAAAGAGTGATGCCGTATAATGCCAAAGGCCTTAAAATAAGAAAAACTAAAATCGGTCCCGCAGCCGGAGCTGTCGGCGCGGCGATCTTAGCTTATAAATATTCCGTCAAATAAATTTTAAGCTACATCTCCCCCGCCCTTTTGACCGCCTTCCTGCCGTATCTCTCCCTTATTTCATCCACCGCCTTGTCCAGCTTCTCATTCTTGATCTTATTTTTGGGATCGTCGAACAGGCCCAGTTGGTCCTCCCCCTGATTCAGATTGGAGGCCGACACACCTATCAGCCTGATCTTGCGGAAAGACTGCCAGTTCTTGTCGAAAAGCGTCCGGGCTATGGCATTGATCTCGATGGCGTTGTCAACCGCGGCTTCCAGAGTCCGGCCGTAGGTATGGGTCTCGAAGTCCTGGTACCTCAGTTTGAGGGTGATGGTCCTTCCTTTTGCCCCTTGGGCCCTCAGGGAAGCGGCCACCTGCTCGGACAGGGTCAAAAGCGTTCTATGGATATCTTCTTTGCTACCGGTATCCTCGTCGTAAGTGTGCTCCCGCCCCATGGACTTGGCTTGATCTCCCTGGCTGACCGGATCGCCGTCAATGCCGTTGGCCCGTTCATGGAGGTAGCCTCCCATTCTGCCGAAAACAGCCTCCAGCCGCTGGGGGTCATATCCCGCCAGCTGGCCGATGGTTTCGACACCCATCTGTTTTAACCGGTCCGCCGTCTTCGGACCGACGCCCCATAGCTTCCCCGCCGGCATCGGGGACAAAAATTCCCTCTCTCCGCCCTGGGGAACAATCACCAGCCCGTCCGGTTTCTCAAGGTCGGAGGCGATCTTGGCCACCAATTTATTGGACCCCATGCCGACCGAGGCGGTAAGGGATAATTGGCCCTTTATGGCCCCCTTTATCTTCCGGGCGATCTCCCGGGGCTCTCCGAAAAGCCTCCGGCAGCCGCTCAGATCCAGAAAGGCTTCATCCACCGAGATCTGCTCGATCTGCGGAGTGAAGCCTTCAAGTATTTCCATGATTTTATCGGATATTTCGGAGTATCGTCCCATCCGTCCCGGCAGAAAGATACCTCTGGGGCACAGCGCAAAGGCCCGGGAGACCGGCATGGCCGAATGCACCCCGAATTTCCGGGCCTCATATGACGCCGCCGACACCACGCCGCGCCCCTTGCCCCCCTGGGGATCGGCCCCCACTATCACCGGCCGACCCCTTAAAGCCGGATCATCCAGCACTTCGACCGCCGCATAAAAGCAGTCCATATCCACGTGGGCGATCAGCCTTGGCATATCCCCCGCTCAGTCTGCCACCACCGCGCTGTCTAGTTTCTGGGGCTCCAGCTCCCGGTCGTCCCTGCCGTCGCCGTTGACATCCCAGGATATCACAAAATCGTCCATCAGGGCCGATACCGCCAGCTGCCCGCTCCGGCCGACGCCCTGGGGGACATCATAGACCGCGCTCTTGATCGACTTGTGGTTCCATATTTTCAGGGAGATTTTGATGGGGCCGCCATCGCCGGGCCTGATGCGCAAGGTGATCTCGCCCGCCCCCTTGAATTCCGCCGTCAAACTGCCGTCGCTGTTCATCTGGTAATAAAGATTGGGTATCCTCCGGGTGGTGGCGAACTCGGCGGCACTTCCGGTGCGGGTTATCTTGGCTTTGATATTCTCCAGCCCGGCCCTCTCCTGCTGGTGCAGGCTGGGTTGCTTCAGAAGAGTCTCCACGGTGGGCAGGTATTCCTCGGGGGTGGCCGGCCCGGTATGCCGGTCATCCTCATCATAGAAATGGAACTCGCCCTGGCCGGTAAATTTTATCTGGAAGCCGTATTTAAGCGAATCGGGCTTTGCTGCCGGTTTGAGGCTGTCCCCGGCCGCAGCTGGCTGGGTACTGTCCGCCAGAATGTTTATCACCACCGGTTTCTGGGCCTGAAAATCGGCCCTCTTGGGCTGGGCGTTGCATCCCAGGATCAGAATCGAGGCCATTAAGCCCATCAGGCCGGCCTTAATGCACATTTTCATGGGTTTTCTCCTTCCAGTTACATGCCTTGTTCAAACAGCAGACGGGACATTCCGGTTTCCGGGGATGGCAGATCCTTCTGCCGTGCTCGATCAGATTGAGATGCAGGGGGTAGACCATCCGGTCCGGGACCAGTTTGCGGAAGCGCTCCTGGAAACTTTCCCGGTCCTCTTTCCTTTTCACCCAGCCCAGCCGGCTGGAAACCCGGTAGATATGGGTATCCACCGGGTAGACCGGGATCCCGGCCCCGAACAGCAGGGTGCAGGCGGCGGTTTTGGGGCCCACCCCCTTGATCGCCAGCAGGTACCGATA
The nucleotide sequence above comes from Candidatus Edwardsbacteria bacterium. Encoded proteins:
- a CDS encoding ROK family protein, with product MRKAILGLDLGGTNIKSVIFDPVRNKIITQGQIPTQAGSGVSRVVDNIVSSIKDNLAAAVKSRHKITALGIGSAGLVENGVVRNSPNLPGWQGSVPLLKLITDRMPGGGLPILIENDVNCLVAAEYTIGAAKGYSEVVGLAIGTGVGGGIIIGGRLVTGSHGGAGELGHMTVKMDGPLCKCGNHGCLEAMIGTDAILARYHRIDKTTKIKSLTVAQIALMARKDQPAAVSTLAETGKILGVALASIANIFNPQVIVLGGGVIQAGRLLIDPARQEMIKRVMPYNAKGLKIRKTKIGPAAGAVGAAILAYKYSVK
- the dinB gene encoding DNA polymerase IV, coding for MPRLIAHVDMDCFYAAVEVLDDPALRGRPVIVGADPQGGKGRGVVSAASYEARKFGVHSAMPVSRAFALCPRGIFLPGRMGRYSEISDKIMEILEGFTPQIEQISVDEAFLDLSGCRRLFGEPREIARKIKGAIKGQLSLTASVGMGSNKLVAKIASDLEKPDGLVIVPQGGEREFLSPMPAGKLWGVGPKTADRLKQMGVETIGQLAGYDPQRLEAVFGRMGGYLHERANGIDGDPVSQGDQAKSMGREHTYDEDTGSKEDIHRTLLTLSEQVAASLRAQGAKGRTITLKLRYQDFETHTYGRTLEAAVDNAIEINAIARTLFDKNWQSFRKIRLIGVSASNLNQGEDQLGLFDDPKNKIKNEKLDKAVDEIRERYGRKAVKRAGEM